The window GGCGGGGGAGGAGGCAGCCGATGAGGCTAAGCACGCCGAAGACGTTGCGCAGGCCGGGCAAGAATTGAGCGCAGAGGACCAGGCCGCGATCCGGGCCGCCAAGGATGAGACGCGGGAGTGGACCGTTGCGGTGCTCTCCGACTTTAACGGTGCCTACGGCTCGACGGCCTATGGCGATGAGGTTCATCGCGCGGTGGCCTGGCTCAGCGAGGATGTGCGCCCCGACGTGGTGATAAGTCCGGGCGATATGGTGGCCGGGCAGCGCGCAGGTCTTGATCATCGGGCGATGTGGGCGTCATTCCATGACGTGGTGACGCGCCCTCTGGCCCGCGCGGGCATTCCCTTTGCCATCTCGCCAGGCAACCACGATGCCTCCGGCTCGCCGGCCTTCTGGGAGGAGCGGGTGCATTTTGCCCGCGAATGGCAGGACCGCGCCCCGCAGGTCGAGATGGTCGAGGCGAGTGGTTATCCGTTTTATTATGCGTTTAAGGTGGGCCCGGCGCTCTTTGTGTCGCTCGACGCGACGACGGTCGGTCCCATCGATACGGCTCAGCGTCTCTGGCTGGACGCAGTGCTTAAGGCCCACTCGGAGGTGCGCACGAAGATCGTGTTCGGGCATCTTCCGCTGCATCCGGTCGCGCAGAGCAAAGAGCATGAGACTCTGGCCGATGAGGCGCTGGAGGCGCTGCTTTTGCACCACGGGGTGGATCTTTATGTGGCCGGCCATCATCACGCCTACTACCCGGGAAAGCGCGGTGAACTGGGACTTTTGCACAGCGCGTGCATCGGCGCCGGACCGCGCAAACTTCTGGGCGAAGATCGGGTAAGCGATCGCTCGGTGGCGCTGGTGCGCTACGGGGCAGAAGGGGTGCGCTCCGTGGAGGCGTACCGCGGGGAGGGATTTGAGGAGGTGGTGCCGCGCGAGGAGTTGCCGCGCGTTGTGGGGGAGGGGCGTCGCAAAATCTGGCGAGACGATGTGCAGCCGAACGAGGTGGATGTCCAGGCGAAGCGCCGGGTGTGGGGCGGTTTAGAAGGCGGCGCCTAAGAGCAGGTAGAGATCGGTGATGCCCTCCGGGCCAAGTCCCCGGGCGTAGCCCAGGCGAAGGCTGTTGCTGGCGTAGTAGCCCAGGATGGCGTCGAGTTGCACTTCGGCGCCGATGCCAGTGAGGCGATCGGCATCGGCCAGGTAGCCGTCGTAGGCGGCGCCGGTGTCCACAAAGAGCTGGCCTTTGAGCTGACGAAAAAAGAGGGGAAGCGTGGAGAAGCCCCGGTCGAGATCGAGGATCGGGAAGCGGTACTCCAGCTTTGCCAGCTGGTACTGCTGGCCGCGCTGCACTCCGGGGGCAAAGCCGCGGATGGGGTAGCCGACGCGGGGCTCCTGGAAGATCACAGCGCTTAAGATGTCCTGGGGGCTCAATCCGCCAATCGCGTACTGAAGTTGCGGGCCACTGGCACTTCGGGTGAGCGCCCCTCGAAGTTGCAGGGCGAAGACATGACGCTCGATGAGCGGGTTGGGATGAAAGGCGCTCAGGGCGTAGCCCAGGGTCAGCGCGTTGTACTGGTGGCCCAGCGCCGGGTGCTGCACGCCGACCGATGCGCTCATCGAGACGCCGCGCTCCGCCGAGATGGAGTGCGCATAGCGAAACAGTCGGCTGTAGGAGAGCCCGAAGGAGAGCTCGTTAAACCAGCCATGAAGGGGCTCGCGGGGGCGAATGTCGCCCGGCTCCGGGGTAACTCGGGGCCTCGCTTTGAAGGTGGTGTATTCGGCGCGGTAGTTGGTCGTAAAACTCATCCTTTCGGAGAGGATACGCAGTGGAAAGGAGAGCCCGAGCTGGCCGACGTACTGGCGCTCCAGGAAGGGCACGTAGCGGCTCTCGGCAATCAGCGATCGGGCACGCGGGTAGTCCGAAAAACGCCCCAGAAGCGTGAGATTAAAGGGGAGCCCTCCGTAGCGGTAGACAAAGCCCAGGTTGGCGCTCGGGTCTTCAAATCCCTCGGCGGTGGTGACGCCTCCGCTGAGCGTGTAGCTGTGACGCTCCAGCGGGTCGTAGCCCTCAAGTGTGGCGCCAAGGCCGGCGCCGGAGCGCAGCACGCCCGCATCGGGCATAAGGGTCAGCGGCGCTATCCAACGCCCGGCCCTGTAGGGCTCAGGCTGAAGATCGAGCTCGGGCTGAGGGTAGGTGATCGGCGGGCGCGCACGCGCACTCTCCGGCGGCTCGTGCTGGCGGGTGCGAGGATGGGGAAGGCGGGCGATCTCAAAGCCGCGCGCGGTGTACAGGCTCACGTAGATGAAGTCGCCGTCCGGGGTGACCACGGGCGAAAACGCGCCGGTAATGACGTTGCTCACCTGCCAGCGCTGCAAGGTCTCAAGATCCAGGGCAAAGATGTTGAAGACCCCGCCGGTATCGGCCGCGTAGTAGAGATGGCCCTCGGGGCCGAGATGCGGATCGAGCTCATGGGCGGCGGTGTCGGTGAGCTGTCTCAGCGCGCCATCGTTTAAATTCACCTCCCAGAGGTCGCGCTGGCGCAGGTCAAGCCGCCACCAGCTGAAGATGACCGTGTCGTCTCCGGGGCCAAAGATCGGCCGGGAGATCTGCTGCCAGTGCGCGTCATCATCGGGAGCATGATGCAGGCCGGAGACGACGATGCGCTCCTCGGTGGGGGCGTCGAGCGGACGCACCACAAGCTCCATGGTGCCCCGGCGGTTTCGTACATGGACGACACGCTCGCCATCCGGTGAGATGGCGGGTTCGCGGGCACGGTCGCCCCGGGTGAGCCGGCGGGTCTGACCGCTACGAGCGTCGTAGGCGAAAAGATCCTGGAAGGTGTACACGCGCTCAAAGGTGTCGGAGCGCGAGTAGACGAGCACGTTGCCATCGGGCGTCCAGGCTGAGGGGCCGGCGGCCCCCTCGGCCTCGCGAAGCGGGTGCGGTTCAAGCCCGCCGGCGCTCACGCTGGCAAAGACCGGGTGGGCCGACTCCGCCGAGGCGTAATAGGTGATCTCCGGATGCTCTCCCGGGCGCAGCGTGGGGTACTGATGGCGGCCTCCCCCGCGCGTGACCAAATCGGTGGGGCTGACCCCCCGGGCGATCGTCAACGTCTGGCGCGCCCGGGCTTTGGCCTGGGCCTCGGCCATAAATCCCGCCCAGAGCTCGTCGAAGCCTTTTCCGCTGATCTCTCGGGCGCTTCGGTTGAGCGCGTAGGGGACGATCCGCTTGCCGTAGAGGTGGTTAAAATCCCTGATGAAGGACTCGCCGTGATGCCTGGCGATGTAGTCGGCAAAAAAGCCGCCATAGAGGTAGGCGGCGCTCCCCGATGGCCAGGCCACCGGCAGGCCGGTGGATTGCCCCAGGGTAAAAAGCTCGTCCTCAAGCGCCGCGGTGCGCAGCCACATCGAGAAGAGCGGGCTGTCCACGCGTCCCGTACCCGCGCGTGTGGTTTCGAAGTAGGTGGCAATGCCCTCGGTGTACCAGCGGGGCAGGATGGCGTTGGGATGAAATTGTTTGCCGACGATGCGGTTGACCCACTGCGAGAGCCCCGGGTTGGTGTCGATATGCAGGGTGTGCACGTACTCGTGGTAGACGAGCACGCGTAGCCAATCATCGAAATAACCGAGCACGCTGTCGGCCTCGGGGGGCATCCCGTAGATCGTGATGAAGTTGCGCCCGAAGGCGCGGGCAAACCCGTTGGCCGAATCGACTCGGTCGGTCACCACCACGTGGGTGCGCTGGCGAGGTGTCCAGTCGAGCGTCGGCGCCAGGATCAGGTGTGCCTCTTCAAAGGCCACCGCGGCGCGTCGCGCCAGCGCTTCGGTCTGGTCGTCGTAATGGATGTAGAAGTGGGGGGTGGTCAGCGTGAAGTACTCACGCTTCGGATCGTCGAGGGCGTGCGCGCTCGGCGAAGCAAAGGTCGCAACACACGCCCCGATGAGAATGGCGAGCATCCACAGCCGGAGCATCACTGCCAGAAGGTGTCGAGCGCGCTCGGGCGCATGGGGAGGGCGTAAGAGCATAGCCTGGTGGTTGTAGCAGCGCGCCCGGCACGTTGAAAGCACGCCGTGCGTTACCAGTACGTTACACGCGCATCGACCGGTGCCGACGCCGCGGCAGGGGCGGCACCCCGGGGCGTTGGGTGACCGGCCACGCGGCTCTCCAGAAGTTTTGCCAGCGTCAGCGCCTGGTCGGCGTATGCCTGGATCTCATCGGCGTTGATGACGCGTTTTTTATATTCGAGACAGAGAGTGCCGTTGGAGATTTTGAGGTTTCCTGCCTTCAGGCTCGACGTGAGCAAGGCCTCGCGTACCTCCCCGTCGGCAAAGATTCGCCGCATGCCAGCGTTCGGCTCAACGTGCACATGAAGTTCGTCGTCAAAGCGGTCCGGGGAGAGCGCGTTGATGATGCCGGGAGCGTTATCATCGTGCAGCGTTGCCGGCTTTTTTTTGGCGACATGCCCGAAGTGAGTCCAGGCGGGCCCCATGGTGACCTGAACCTCGATGAAGTACGCTTCAATGACCTCACTGATCTCGGTACGGCGGATGACCTCACGCTCGTGGCGCGAGGCAATCTCAAGCTCAGCGCCCTGGTACGTTCCCTGGAGTCGATAACTCTCGAGGGAGTCGCCGCTCAGCTGAAGTCCCATCGCCTCGCTGGCGTTGGTCCAGGCTGTCCTTGCCAGATCGCCAACGATCCACCAGTAGAGAGCGATGACGGACACCACCAGCACAAAAAAAAGGATCAAAAAGACCTGAATGCTGTTCAGGTCGAAGGTTTCCATGACGAAGTTCAGCATGGGGTGCGCTCCTGGCCAGGTTACGGAGCGCATACTCTCACATAGTACGACGTCGTAAGCCAACGTTGACGTCATATCTGCTGCATGGAGAGCACCCTGAGCAGCGTTGCACATGCTCGACGATGCCAGAGCATCGCCTGCGCTTTGCGCCTTGCTCAGGTCACTCTCAATCTCGCATCCAAAGGCGTCACCATGGCCTCAGGGCGTCAGGGCGCGGCGCAACGTGGTGACAAAGCCTGGCCCCCCATGCTTCGCGCCGGCGAGGTGGTACGAAGACGCTACTTCGCGCCGATCCAGCCTTCGGGGCGAATGGTCACAAAGAACGTGGCCTGGCCCTGACCTCCGACCTCGTCTGAGGGAAGTTCCCAGCCCAGCAGGGCTTCCTGAATACAGCTCAGCGCCTCATCGGAGGGGTGCTCGGGGCCCGTTTCATTGCTCAACGTGAGGTCCATCGCCGCCGGCCGCACCGGGGTATCGGATGGCGTGGTGGGCCAGCCCAGCTCCACCTCTGCCACGATCAGGTCGAGGGGAAGTTGCGAGCGAAGCTGCTCGGCACAGGCCCCCAGCGAGCCGGCCTGGCGGGCCAGCGCGGCGGGCAAGGATGCTTCTGCACCGGCGGAGCTTCCCCGCCAGCGGAACCCTTCAAGGAGCACGGCTGCGGCCTGGTCGCGCCGGGGTTCGGTGGCCACGAGCTCAAAGTTCAGGCGGTAGCTCAGCGTATAGATCGGGGCGTCAGGCTCGCTCAGGTCGGGCTCGACGGGGAGTTCGAAGCTCAGATTCCAGAGGTGTTTGAGCATGCAGCGCGCATCATCGGCGGGCATGTCTTTGGGGGTGCCGTGGACGGCCATCGGATGGCCTTCTTCAGAGATGCGGAGTTCGACGAGCATCGCCGGTTGCGGTCGGTAGTTGCGAGGGTTAAGGCAGCTGCTCATGGCCTTGAACTCGCCGGAGAGTTGGCGCTCCAGGCGGTCGGGCGCAAGGGGAAGGCTCGTGACGAGCGCGTCGACCCGTGGGCGCCAACGCCAGGGGATCACCGCGACGTCGGGTGGCGAGGCCGAAGGTTGCGCGGTGTCCTCGGGGCGCTGCATCGCGCTGCCCTGAGGAGTCGAGGCGGGGATGGGTTCAACAAGGCCTTCGGCGCCGGTGCAGACGCGCTCACCTTCGGAGACGCCCTGCGCCTCACAGTTCTCGGTGCAGGTAAAGCAGCGCAGCGCGTCGGGGGCTGCGGCCCCGGCGGCCTCCTCACCCGCGAGGGGCTGAGCCTGGGCGTGGCTGACGCCGGCCATCAGCACCCAGATCAGCGCGAGCACCACCCAGCCCACAAGTCGCCTGCGCTCCTGCGCGTTCAAGGTCTCGGGTTCCTCTTGCATGATACACCTCACCCTTAAGCTCGGGTCGCCTGTTGCGGAGTGAACCGGGTGGTCCCTCCCCCCTCTTCGTGGTCGTGTTCGGCGCCCCCCCAACCCCAACATCGATGGGAGCTCCGCGCCCGCACTCCCTCAAAGGTAAACACCGCTTCGGGGCGCGGCCCAGGGCGCGCTCCGCCGGGGGTGTAACTCGACCACCACCCGGAGGGTTGCACGACCTCCTTGAATGCGACTCGACCTTCGCCCGCAGGGGTGTGCTTATCCCTGTGTCGAGGGTCGACCTCCACCTTGAGGGCAGCGGACTCCCCCGGGTCAGAGGCGGGCGCGATTCAGGGGGATCGGGGCACTGCGCTGATCACCAGAACCTCGATGTTCGTCGCGGTGATGCGCGCCTTCTCATCGGTGTAGCGATGCACCAGATCTTGAGCCTGACGGATGCGGCGCGCGTAGGTGGTGGGCGAGGGCTGATCGGAGCGAAAACGCACGGTGGCCTGCTGGTTGGCCAGTGCGCGCTCCAGCCGAAACCCCGCGCCTTCATACATCTGCGTCATCGAGGA of the Lujinxingia sediminis genome contains:
- a CDS encoding metallophosphoesterase family protein encodes the protein MRRELILAAATLGGILLAVPAMGGTPVRPSDGAVDDAAGEEAADEAKHAEDVAQAGQELSAEDQAAIRAAKDETREWTVAVLSDFNGAYGSTAYGDEVHRAVAWLSEDVRPDVVISPGDMVAGQRAGLDHRAMWASFHDVVTRPLARAGIPFAISPGNHDASGSPAFWEERVHFAREWQDRAPQVEMVEASGYPFYYAFKVGPALFVSLDATTVGPIDTAQRLWLDAVLKAHSEVRTKIVFGHLPLHPVAQSKEHETLADEALEALLLHHGVDLYVAGHHHAYYPGKRGELGLLHSACIGAGPRKLLGEDRVSDRSVALVRYGAEGVRSVEAYRGEGFEEVVPREELPRVVGEGRRKIWRDDVQPNEVDVQAKRRVWGGLEGGA
- a CDS encoding PD40 domain-containing protein — its product is MLLRPPHAPERARHLLAVMLRLWMLAILIGACVATFASPSAHALDDPKREYFTLTTPHFYIHYDDQTEALARRAAVAFEEAHLILAPTLDWTPRQRTHVVVTDRVDSANGFARAFGRNFITIYGMPPEADSVLGYFDDWLRVLVYHEYVHTLHIDTNPGLSQWVNRIVGKQFHPNAILPRWYTEGIATYFETTRAGTGRVDSPLFSMWLRTAALEDELFTLGQSTGLPVAWPSGSAAYLYGGFFADYIARHHGESFIRDFNHLYGKRIVPYALNRSAREISGKGFDELWAGFMAEAQAKARARQTLTIARGVSPTDLVTRGGGRHQYPTLRPGEHPEITYYASAESAHPVFASVSAGGLEPHPLREAEGAAGPSAWTPDGNVLVYSRSDTFERVYTFQDLFAYDARSGQTRRLTRGDRAREPAISPDGERVVHVRNRRGTMELVVRPLDAPTEERIVVSGLHHAPDDDAHWQQISRPIFGPGDDTVIFSWWRLDLRQRDLWEVNLNDGALRQLTDTAAHELDPHLGPEGHLYYAADTGGVFNIFALDLETLQRWQVSNVITGAFSPVVTPDGDFIYVSLYTARGFEIARLPHPRTRQHEPPESARARPPITYPQPELDLQPEPYRAGRWIAPLTLMPDAGVLRSGAGLGATLEGYDPLERHSYTLSGGVTTAEGFEDPSANLGFVYRYGGLPFNLTLLGRFSDYPRARSLIAESRYVPFLERQYVGQLGLSFPLRILSERMSFTTNYRAEYTTFKARPRVTPEPGDIRPREPLHGWFNELSFGLSYSRLFRYAHSISAERGVSMSASVGVQHPALGHQYNALTLGYALSAFHPNPLIERHVFALQLRGALTRSASGPQLQYAIGGLSPQDILSAVIFQEPRVGYPIRGFAPGVQRGQQYQLAKLEYRFPILDLDRGFSTLPLFFRQLKGQLFVDTGAAYDGYLADADRLTGIGAEVQLDAILGYYASNSLRLGYARGLGPEGITDLYLLLGAAF